CGTTGATCAATATCATATGCGGGTGTGTAGTAAGGCAAAGTTTCGTTAGACAGGTAAGGTGCTGGATAGAAGATTGAGCCTACCTTATTTTCCTGACGTTGTTCTACTAATTGTGTGATTGGATGAAGTGATGCACTTGTTTCATTGACGTACGAAATTGACCCGTTCGGTGCCACAGCGAGTCTATTACGATGATAAAGGCCGCCAGTAATCACAGCTTGCTTGAGTGCCTTCCAATCTGTAACAGATGGTAATTTAATATTTTTGAAGATTTTTGCAACTTTGGTACTCTTAAATTTAAAGTCTGCGTTCAAGTATTGATCGAAGTAACTGCCATCAGCGTACTTTGATTGGTCAAATTTAGCGAAGGTTTCGTGGCGTTCACGGGCAATTCGATTGCTCGTAACGAGTGAATAGTAGTTTAAAGCTAGGAAGTAGGCATCAGTAAATTCAAGGGCCTCTGGTGAGCCATACTCAATTTGGTGGCGTGCAAGGGCAGTATGCAGACCCATAGCCCCTAATCCAATCGTGTGGTAAAGTTCGTTACCATGTTTAACAGTCGGTACTTCCTTAACGTCGGTTGTGTCAGTTACGAGGGTGAGCGCACGAACAGCAACCTCAACTGAGTGACCGAAGTCCGGCGAGTCAATCATATTCATGATATTAGTTGATCCGAGATTACATGAAATATCGGTGCCAATTGTCTTGTACGATAGGTCGTCATCAAGTTTTGACGGTTCTTGAGGCTGTAAGATCTCACTACAAAGGTTACTCATAATAATTTTGCCATCGACAGGGTTAGTTTGGTTGGCCGTATCAATGTTCAAGATGTAAGGATAACCAGATTCTTGTTGGAGTTGAGAAATCTTTTGTTCTAGTTTCCGCGCGTTAAAAACTGACTTCTTAATATTGGGGTTAGCGACCATGTTGTTATATTCTTTGGTGATATCGATGTAAGCAAATGGCGTACGATATTCACGTTCGACATCATAGGGGCTGAAAAGATACATTGGTTCGTTAGTCTTGAGTAATTCATAATATTTATCAGGAACAATCAAACCGAGGGACAAGGTCTTCACCCGAATTTTTTCGTCTGCATTTTCCTTTTTGGTATCCAGAAAATGTAAGATGTCAGGATGGAAGACGTTGAGATAAACCACTCCGGCGCCGTTCCGTTGCCCAAGTTGGTTACTGTAGCTAAATGAGTCTTCAAGTAACTTCATCACTGGTACAACGCCAGACGAGGCGTTGGAAATCTGCTTAATAGGATCACCTGAGGCGCGCAAGTTTGACAGGTTAACGCCGACGCCCCCACCGATTCGAGATAGTTGAAGGGCAGAATTAACGCCGCGTCCAATTGAGAGCATGGAGTCGGCCACATCGATTAAAAAACATGATACCATTTCACCGCGCCGTTTTTTACCCGCGTTGAGAAACGTGGGGGTGGCAGGCTGATAACGTTGTGAAATCAATTCATCGGCAACGTCATTGGCAAGTTGTTCATCACCATTAGCGAGATAGAGGGCATTGAAGACGACGCGATCGACAAAGTCTTCCAGAAATTGCTGGCCATCATTAGTTTTCATGGCATATTGTGTGTAGAACTTGTAGGCACCGAGAAAGCTGCGAAAACGAAAGTGATGGTCTCTCATTTGGTCGAACAAGGACTGCACAAACTTGTGAGAGTATTGTTCCAGG
The Lactiplantibacillus brownii genome window above contains:
- the nrdE gene encoding class 1b ribonucleoside-diphosphate reductase subunit alpha; its protein translation is MENTYFYLNNLVNIPSNGEIPLHYDQEALKAYFEETVKPKTKQFDSLNAKLNYLVDEDYIDPSILEQYSHKFVQSLFDQMRDHHFRFRSFLGAYKFYTQYAMKTNDGQQFLEDFVDRVVFNALYLANGDEQLANDVADELISQRYQPATPTFLNAGKKRRGEMVSCFLIDVADSMLSIGRGVNSALQLSRIGGGVGVNLSNLRASGDPIKQISNASSGVVPVMKLLEDSFSYSNQLGQRNGAGVVYLNVFHPDILHFLDTKKENADEKIRVKTLSLGLIVPDKYYELLKTNEPMYLFSPYDVEREYRTPFAYIDITKEYNNMVANPNIKKSVFNARKLEQKISQLQQESGYPYILNIDTANQTNPVDGKIIMSNLCSEILQPQEPSKLDDDLSYKTIGTDISCNLGSTNIMNMIDSPDFGHSVEVAVRALTLVTDTTDVKEVPTVKHGNELYHTIGLGAMGLHTALARHQIEYGSPEALEFTDAYFLALNYYSLVTSNRIARERHETFAKFDQSKYADGSYFDQYLNADFKFKSTKVAKIFKNIKLPSVTDWKALKQAVITGGLYHRNRLAVAPNGSISYVNETSASLHPITQLVEQRQENKVGSIFYPAPYLSNETLPYYTPAYDIDQRKIIDTYAVAQKHIDQGMSLTLFMRSVLKPDLYEWKDNNNLKMTTRDLNRLRNYAWTKGIKSLYYIRTFTEDDEIKTANECESCMI